In Fibrobacter sp., the genomic window ATAAAGGTCTTTTACAGTGCCTTGATTTCTTCGGGAGTGAGGCCAGAAACAGAAGCAATTTCGGCCAAAGTAAGTTTCCCCTGATCACGCAACGCCTTGGCAAGTTCCTTAGTCTTGTCACTCAGCCCTTTCTTATACCGAATGTTGAGTTCCTGTTCCAGGGTCATGTAAGCCTTCTTCGTGATGGGGTCCTTGCGGTACTGTTCCACGAGATCGTGGATGCGCTTCATCTTTGCGGATCCGTGCTCCTGCGTGGCGAAGTACTGCATGTATTCGCGAATGGAGTTGTCCTTGATTTCGCTATACTTCTTAAAGATATAAAAATTCTTGTAACAGAGGTCGCCCATCAAGATACTCGGGTCGCTTTCTTCGCGGTTCTGGAACCTGTAAACGGGCTTGTCCCTGCCGAAGATGTCGTCCGGGCAGATGAACAGGATGTACTGTTCCCGGAGTTCGTCGTAGCTCACGCCCTTGGCGAGAACATCCAGGTCGCACATCCCCTGGTAGTAGCGGGCGCGCTTGGGCAGTTCGCCGGTATCGACCATCTGCATCTCGATGTCAAAGAAACGACCTGTACCGGGCAATTCCTCCTTCACGAGCACATCGAAGCGGACGCTCTTGTGGAAGGGATCTTCCTGGGTCGT contains:
- a CDS encoding Rpn family recombination-promoting nuclease/putative transposase gives rise to the protein MKRYEDLDITDNFMFAKVFSNEDVAKDFLQDILKISIDKISVVAEATTQEDPFHKSVRFDVLVKEELPGTGRFFDIEMQMVDTGELPKRARYYQGMCDLDVLAKGVSYDELREQYILFICPDDIFGRDKPVYRFQNREESDPSILMGDLCYKNFYIFKKYSEIKDNSIREYMQYFATQEHGSAKMKRIHDLVEQYRKDPITKKAYMTLEQELNIRYKKGLSDKTKELAKALRDQGKLTLAEIASVSGLTPEEIKAL